Genomic DNA from Filimonas effusa:
CGAGAGTTGCTTAAACGGGGAGCTTCTCTGCCAGGGATCCGAATGAAAGGAGGCTGTATCGCACTTATGATACGGCCTCTTTTACATTGCAGCGCTCTACTTTGGAAGCGCAGGCATCAAAACGGTCCGTTCTTCCATCTGGGCCGGCATACCCGCCTATTTACGGGTGTCATCGCTGCAATACTAATCGCCTATGTGTTCTTTAGGCAGACATTAGATAGCAGAGGAGACGAGCGATGCATTGCTAATAGTGTTAGCAGTTTTTTTTTACAAAAGATCTTTTGCTAAAAAAAAGATCTTTTTCAAAGAAGCTTTAAAGAAGCTTCTGAGATGCTTTAGAGAAGCTTTAAGGGTGCTTTCTCAAAAATGAGCTTTTTTTTAGCAAAATAGTATATGCTCCATTGAGGCTCCCAATAAAAGAGGGCGGTTTCATAGGTAAAATTAGCCGCCGAGAGTTGCTTAAACGGGTATCCTTCTCCATGGGGGGGCCGAAAGAACGAGGCCGTATCGCATTTATGATACGGCCTCGTTTCTGTGTATGTATTGGGGGTAGCAGGATTAGCAGCGAGAGCAAGCCTTTACGGCTGGTTCATTTGTGTTATTTATACTGTTCTGTTTTTTTATTATAATAATCCTGCATTACAAAGAATGCCTTTTTCTTAATTCCCCAGCTGGAGATCAATCCTTTCCTGTTAAAGAAGTCCTGGATGTTTGGAAGCTGGCGGCGGGGAGACCTGAAGTCGACAAGGATCCAGGGTGACAGGCCTGATAAACCATCTATTTTCTCCAGCATTTCGAGGTTACGGATGTATAATTCTTCCTGGTACTCTTCGTTCCATTTGGCAGTTTTATCGCCATGTAATCCCTGCAGGGCTTCACCGCCAAATTCGCTGATGATAACGGGTTTGTTATAAGGTACCTCCCATTTCATTTTTCTTGCATCTTCGTTGGAAGCACGGTACCAGCCGATGTATTGGTTAAAGCTGATAACGTCGACAAAAGTGTTCATGTTATCTTCGAGGCGGTTCAGGTTGTTGGCGTCTTTTGTAACTTCCATAGCCATGCTGATAAGCCTGGTATCATCCTGTTTACGTGCATAAGTGGCCAGTTTGCCCAGGAAGCGGTCGCGTGGTTCGCTATGCGGCGTTTCATTGGCGATAGACCAGATGATGACAGCACTACGGTTTTTATCGCGCCGGATCATATCGTGCAGTTGTTGCTGTGCATTGGCGTAGGTAGCTTCGTTTTCCCAGGAAATAGTCCAGTAAACAGGAATCTCCGACCAAACCATGATACCCATTTTTTCAGCCTGGCGGACCATATTCTCGCTATGCGGATAGTGCGCCAGCCGAACGTAGTTACATCCCATTTGTTTTGCCCATGTAAGCAAAGTTGTTGCGTCCTCTACGGAGTGTGCGCGGCCACGTGCATATGGCGCTTCTTCATGAATACTCACACCACGCAGGAAGATCTTCTTTCCGTTCAGGAGAATTTCCCTGCCTTTAGTTTCGATATTACGGAAGCCAATGTTATCCTTTATTACTTCGCCTTTCGCAGTTATCACCACCTCATATAATTTCGGATTTTCGGGAGACCAAAGTATGGGATTGGCGGTTAATTCGAAACTGGCTTTGCCTTCGGCATTAGTAGTAAGCGTTTGCTTTACTTTGAGCTCGGGGATTTCAACAGTTACTGACTGAGCGGCTGTTGCCGTATTAAGCTTGATCCAACCAGGGATAGTGTTTGCGCTACCTTTCTTCAGTTGCACCGTGTAATCCTCTACAAAAGTATCGGGAACACTTGCCAATAATACATCGCGAGTGATGCCTCCATAGTTCCACCAGTCGAAGTTTTGCGTGGGAACAAAGTCTTTTCCCCGTTTGTTATCGACTTTCACCACCACGAAATTTTCGCCGTCATTCAGGACATCGGTGATGTCGAAGTTAAAGGGAGTATAACCGCCCACGTGCGCACCTACCAATTCGCCGTTCACATATACTTTGGCGTCGTAGTTAACAGCGCCGAAATAAAGAATATTTTTTGTGCCGGATTGTTTTTTAAACTGGAAGTCCTTTTTAAACCAAACCGTTCCTTCATAGAAGAACAGTTGTGGATTTTGCATATTCCAGTCGCCGGGGATATCCATTACAGGAGAAGCGTCGAAGCTATATTCCACCAGGTCGGATGGCGATTTAGGTTTTTTATTTTCAAAGAAACCGCCTTTTGTATGGGGTTGCAGCCGATAGTCGTAGTAGCCGTTCTCGAGCGGGTCTACGATATAGTTCCATTTACCGTTCAGGGTCATATGCTGGCGTGCATAAATGTTAGCTACCAATGGAATTTCTTTGGCCAGCAGGCTGCCGGATAACAGGAAGGTAAGGATTAGCGTCAGTATTCTCTTTGAAAGTGCCATATCAATCATTTTTAGCTTTTAAAACTTATCTATTCTATTTGCGTGACAGCTTCTTATTGCTGTGTTTTATCGAAGTAGCTGATCAGATTATAGGTGTTTGTATTAACGATCTTCATTTGTTCCAACAACGGAGTGTAGGGGCTAAAGTACCTGTCGACAACGCCTTTATTGGAGTCCCTGTTCGAGGGATCGGTCGTTTTATCTTCCGGATCGTTATCCATATATTTGAACCAGTGCCATCCCACGCAGTTTTTGTTACGCAGCAATCCGAGCGTAAAATTCTGATAAAATATGCCACGATCTTTCTGAGAATGTACCAGCCATCCTGCACCGGTATTGTTAGGCAGCCCGGAATCCACGGCTTTGGTGTACCATTCCGTGATAATTACCGGTTTGCCGGACCATGCCGCCCAGTTATCGAAGATCTGCTGATCGGGTTCCCATTTGCGGTAATGATTTACAGAGATGATATCCATATACCTACCTGCTACTTTAAAGATCTCGGGATTACTTAGTTCCTGTCGTTCTTTATCCTGGTTAAAACGGCATCCCAGGTAAAGATGATTAGGATCGGCTTTCCGCAGCGCTGTAACCACTTTTTTCATGTATGTATCGAAATAAAAAGCGGTGAAAGCAGCCCTGTCTTCATCGGTGATATCGTTTACTGTAGCGTTATTTCCTTTGCGCTGTTTCAACCATTTTTCGGCGGCGATATAGCCCTGTTCTGTTTTACCCAATTTTGTGAGGTGGCGGTCGAGCGCATCGAACACCCAGGGCAATTCGTTGTCGGTGAAGTATCCCAGCAGGTATTTATCGTTCTTATATTTTGCTATCGGTTTAACCGCTTCTACGATATAGTTATCGAATTCTTTATCGAAGACCATCGCCAGATCGTAACGATAGCCCTGCCACCCGGCTTCTTCATATTTGCCTCCGAATTTCTTCAGATGATCTTTATGATATGCGCCCATAGGAGAAATGATGAGTGTGTAAACCAGAGGTTGTTTTTGCTGGCGCAGCAGGTCTACATTGGTCCATGCCCCGGCGCCGTTAAAACCATAACCTTTCAGCATATCAGAGGACTGCTGCACCCAGGAATCGAGCGTTCCGAATTTATGCTGAAAGGTTTGTTTCTGTTTTTCCGATTTGCCGGGATTAAATGCCACAACAGCTTTATGAATATAAGGATAACCATCGGGATCTATAATCCACCACCGGTCTTTTACTTTCTCTGTTCTGAAGAAGCCTGTGGCTTTAGCTCTCCAGTCTTTCCATCCACCATATCCGGAGGTTGGTGGTTCCTTCCGCTGTGTAAAGCCAGGTAAGGTATTCACAGTATTTGCCTCATACTTTGACCAGACAGAATCCTTATTGTCTTTCCTGGATTCTATGAATAGTTTTCCTCCATACTGTGCTTTACATCCGGCCAGACAGATGGCCAGTAATGCGGCGGGGATTGATACAATGTACTTCATTTTCAAGATATCGGCTTTAGATCAAACAACACCGGACGTACTCTCCTTACCTGTAGCGCCAGGCAAGGGTTCCCCTACTCTTCCCGGATCTGTGCTGTTGCAGTACAGATCCAGGAAGAAAGCGGATCACCAAACAGGCAATTATAACTCCTGATTTATTATTTACCCTGATAGAGGCCTTCTAACAAGCCATCGTAAGCGGGTTTCTTTTCAAACAGATTATTAAAAGGCAGCGCCCAATCGGGATTAGGGCTCAGCCAAGAACTGGGATCATGTACTCCCCACATGGTAATGCCGAAGCGCTGATTTTCCGGTATATCGAGCATTGCTTTAGCCGCAGCGCGATAACGTTCTTTCTGTTGCTGTGCCACTGTTTCGTTGAAAGCAGTCAGCTTTTTATCGGGGTTAACCGCCACATCGAGTTCAGAGACGTGAACTTTAAGGCCGGTAACAGCCGCTGCTGTGATGGCATACCTGATGTCGTTAACGGAGCGTGCTACGTTCGTATGCATTTGCAGGCCGAGGCCATGAATAGGAACATTGTTCTTTACCAGGCTATCGGCAAGATGATAAGCTGCTTTCCTGCGTGCGTGGCTCCATTCCTGACCGTAATCGTTATAGAAGAGAAGCGCCGCCGGATCGGCTTCATGCGCATAGCGGAAGGACAGTTCGATGTATTCCGGCCCTATTTTCTGCAGCCAGATACAATCGCGCAGGGAGCCATCGTCGTTGATGATCTCGTTCACGACATCCCATGAAGCAACTTTTCCTTTGTAGCGTCCTACCACATCCTGGATGTATTCTTTCAGGATTGTTTTCCAGTCATCTTTGGTGCCGGAGAAACTGGCCACCCATGTGGGCGTATGTTTATACCAGATGAGCGTATGACCATGAACACGCAGTTTATTTTCTGCAGCGAAGTTCACCAGGTAATCGGCATCGTCCCAGAAATAAGATTTTCTGCCGCGGCTGATCGAATTCATTTTCATGGCATTTTCGCCTGAGATACTACTCATTTCCGTAGTTACTATGTTACGGTAATTTGCGTTGCTCTTAAGCGTTGACGGCACTACGGCAGCTCCTATGGGAAAAGGCGCCTGGCGCAGGGTTTGAAGATCTGCTTTCTGATATGTTTGCTTGCTGTTATCGGAATCAAAGTTAGCCTGTTTACTGCATGCGCCCAATGTAAGCGCATACAGTAATATTATGATGGCATGCATATTCGTTATTTTCATTTTTTCAGCGTTTGGCATTAATAAAATGGCAGCGTTATTTAATTAATATCCCTGGTTTTGATCGAGGACATTTCCTACGTTGGCGTCGATCACAATCTGGGGGAAAGGTAATAACACGTGGAAGTCCTGAATACCTGCCACACCATCACGCTCGCCAGATGCGATGTGATTGTATTTACGGGTACGTTCAACAAGTTTGCCGGTGCGCACCAATGTTTCGCGGCGGTTTTCTTCTGTTACCAGTTCCCTCGCCCTTTCGTCGAGGATGTAGTCGAGCGTTACATCTGCAGCGGAAACAGGCGTGGCATGCGCGCGTTCTCTTACTTTATTGATGTAGAAGGCGGCGCCGTCGGCGGTGCTATTTTTACCTTGTTTAAACAGCGCCTCTGCCAGTAACAGATAAGTATCGGAAAGGCGGAGGTAAGCCTGATCGGCATAGGAGTAGTTTTCACCATAACGTGCGGGGTCGGCGAAAGTCCAGTCCCATTTACGCGTGCTGGCCCATTTATGGTTATTGGTGGTCATTTGTGCTTTACCCATATCGCAGGTCACTGTAGCGCCTGTACGGGTAATATATTTTTTCCTGATGGCGTATTCGCTAAAGCGATCGTCCTGTGGCTCGTAGATGGAGAATACCCAGGCGGTGATACCTGCGCGGCCAATACCCCTTCCGCCATATTCGGGAGAATAAGCGATGTTCAGGTTATTATATGCAGAAACCCATGTACGGCGTAAGGTGTTGGAATATTGTCCCAACTGGTTGTTCACTTCGGAATTAGGGAATACCCACAGGGCTTCGGTATTGCCCTGGCTGGGCAAGATATTACCGTTGTAGAACTGATCCATAAAAGCACATCCTGCCTGGCTTGCCTTAACACCGTAACGTGCAGTGATGAGCCTGTAGTTAGGATTGTTTACAACAGCGCGGGCTTTGGCTTCGGCCTCGGCCGGCTTGTTTTCCCAGAGGTACAGTTCTGCGAGGTAATGTTGTGCAATGGCTTTTGATAAGCGTGTTACATCCTGAGAATTGTTGGGCAACCATTGTTCGGCAAACAGCAAGTCTTCCTCGATCAGTTGTTGTATTTCAGGAACGGAGCTTCTTTCCCAGTCGTCCCTGTATGTTTCACCGGTGATTTCGGTAGTGTTTTTAGGAACGGGTCCGAAAGTCATTACCAGGTGGCGGTAAGCCCATGCCCTTATTAATTTCGCATGTGCAATGATCTCATTTTTGCGGGCTTCATCTGCTGCCGGGCTACCGCCAAGCCAGTTTACTTCGGGGCGCTCTGCACGGGAAATCATGAGGTTGGCAGAGCTGATACACCTGTATAAAATAAGGAAGATACCGGGTCTGTCTGAAGC
This window encodes:
- a CDS encoding RagB/SusD family nutrient uptake outer membrane protein, producing the protein MKKLIYAAAFTIAGFMFTGCSKSFLDEKAKDETYADNLFTDYNGFLSAKYALLNFPRQERREPIQSAELGIIWKIGTDVAWANTELSWTRGLNRYTVADLTPMMQFLNGDVSASDRPGIFLILYRCISSANLMISRAERPEVNWLGGSPAADEARKNEIIAHAKLIRAWAYRHLVMTFGPVPKNTTEITGETYRDDWERSSVPEIQQLIEEDLLFAEQWLPNNSQDVTRLSKAIAQHYLAELYLWENKPAEAEAKARAVVNNPNYRLITARYGVKASQAGCAFMDQFYNGNILPSQGNTEALWVFPNSEVNNQLGQYSNTLRRTWVSAYNNLNIAYSPEYGGRGIGRAGITAWVFSIYEPQDDRFSEYAIRKKYITRTGATVTCDMGKAQMTTNNHKWASTRKWDWTFADPARYGENYSYADQAYLRLSDTYLLLAEALFKQGKNSTADGAAFYINKVRERAHATPVSAADVTLDYILDERARELVTEENRRETLVRTGKLVERTRKYNHIASGERDGVAGIQDFHVLLPFPQIVIDANVGNVLDQNQGY
- a CDS encoding glycoside hydrolase family 2 protein translates to MALSKRILTLILTFLLSGSLLAKEIPLVANIYARQHMTLNGKWNYIVDPLENGYYDYRLQPHTKGGFFENKKPKSPSDLVEYSFDASPVMDIPGDWNMQNPQLFFYEGTVWFKKDFQFKKQSGTKNILYFGAVNYDAKVYVNGELVGAHVGGYTPFNFDITDVLNDGENFVVVKVDNKRGKDFVPTQNFDWWNYGGITRDVLLASVPDTFVEDYTVQLKKGSANTIPGWIKLNTATAAQSVTVEIPELKVKQTLTTNAEGKASFELTANPILWSPENPKLYEVVITAKGEVIKDNIGFRNIETKGREILLNGKKIFLRGVSIHEEAPYARGRAHSVEDATTLLTWAKQMGCNYVRLAHYPHSENMVRQAEKMGIMVWSEIPVYWTISWENEATYANAQQQLHDMIRRDKNRSAVIIWSIANETPHSEPRDRFLGKLATYARKQDDTRLISMAMEVTKDANNLNRLEDNMNTFVDVISFNQYIGWYRASNEDARKMKWEVPYNKPVIISEFGGEALQGLHGDKTAKWNEEYQEELYIRNLEMLEKIDGLSGLSPWILVDFRSPRRQLPNIQDFFNRKGLISSWGIKKKAFFVMQDYYNKKTEQYK
- a CDS encoding endo-1,4-beta-xylanase codes for the protein MKITNMHAIIILLYALTLGACSKQANFDSDNSKQTYQKADLQTLRQAPFPIGAAVVPSTLKSNANYRNIVTTEMSSISGENAMKMNSISRGRKSYFWDDADYLVNFAAENKLRVHGHTLIWYKHTPTWVASFSGTKDDWKTILKEYIQDVVGRYKGKVASWDVVNEIINDDGSLRDCIWLQKIGPEYIELSFRYAHEADPAALLFYNDYGQEWSHARRKAAYHLADSLVKNNVPIHGLGLQMHTNVARSVNDIRYAITAAAVTGLKVHVSELDVAVNPDKKLTAFNETVAQQQKERYRAAAKAMLDIPENQRFGITMWGVHDPSSWLSPNPDWALPFNNLFEKKPAYDGLLEGLYQGK